A genomic segment from Cyprinus carpio isolate SPL01 chromosome A22, ASM1834038v1, whole genome shotgun sequence encodes:
- the LOC109067398 gene encoding parathyroid hormone 2 receptor, translating into MKPPNHLTGWFLIKSKLSVSSCQTISDSVFVSGQHVDPEVGLTAQEQVLLLYDIKLQCLQNISEHNPADEVCSPGWDGLVCWPRGSPGTVTKVSCPSYVYDFNHNGFVYRQCDLNGSWVSVENRTWVNYSDCLRFLAPGIEKGKRDFFERLHIMYTVGYAVSFSSLLVAIFIIGYFRRLHCTRNYIHMHLFVSFMLRAVSIFVKDRVVYANGVLQEYDTMLMDNISTVSISPLDKTQYVGCKITVLFFIYFLATNYYWILVEGLYLHSLIFMAFFSDSKYLWGFTLIGWGVPALFVSTWAVVRATLMDVRCWELSAGNIKWIYQVPILTAIGLNFILFVNIVRVLATKIRETNAGRYDTRKQYRKLAKSTLVLVLVFGVHYIVFVGMPHTFTGVGWELRMYCELFFNSFQGFFVSIIYCFCNGEVQTEIRKTWLRWTLAFDWKGPVVLANYRYGTVLNSSGTNVQSQLTSVTRSSTLLTSRVYRCAARPSIGSLAHSSQIHTALPG; encoded by the exons ATGAAACCTCCAAATCATCTAACAGGATGGTTTCTAATCAAATCTAAATTAAGCGTGTCAAGCTGTCAGACAATCAGTGACTCTGTATTTGTCTCCGGGCAGCATGTGGACCCTGAAGTGGGATTAACAGCTCAGGAACAAGTTCTCCTGCTGTACGACATCAAACTTCAGTGCCTTCAGAACATCTCCGAACACAATCCTGCCG ATGAGGTCTGTTCTCCAGGATGGGACGGATTGGTTTGCTGGCCTCGAGGTTCCCCAGGAACAGTCACCAAAGTGTCATGTCCCAGCTATGTGTACGACTTCAACCACAACG GATTTGTATACCGTCAGTGCGACTTGAATGGGTCGTGGGTATCGGTGGAGAACAGAACTTGGGTCAATTACTCAGACTGTCTGCGCTTCTTGGCTCCAGGCATTGAAAAAGGCAAA AGGGACTTTTTTGAGCGGCTGCACATCATGTACACAGTTGGCTATGCTGTGTCCTTCAGCTCGCTGCTGGTCGCCATTTTCATCATTGGATACTTTCG GCGTCTCCACTGCACCAGAAACTACATCCACATGCACCTCTTTGTGTCTTTCATGCTGCGTGCGGTCAGCATCTTCGTCAAAGATAGAGTAGTGTACGCTAATGGTGTGCTACAGGAGTATGACACCATGCTAATGGACAACATCAGCACCGTCTCCATTTCCCCTCTGGACAAGACTCAGTAT GTTGGGTGCAAGATCACAGTCCTATTCTTCATTTATTTCCTGGCAACTAACTACTACTGGATCCTAGTGGAGGGCCTGTACCTTCACAGTCTCATTTTCATGGCGTTCTTCTCCGACTCCAAATATCTTTGGGGTTTCACCCTCATAGGATGGG GTGTTCCCGCTCTCTTTGTATCAACCTGGGCTGTCGTCAGGGCAACGCTGATGGATGTAAG GTGTTGGGAGTTGAGCGCTGGCAATATTAAATGGATTTACCAAGTTCCGATACTGACAGCAATTGGG CTGAATTTTATTCTGTTCGTAAATATCGTTCGAGTTCTGGCCACGAAGATCCGAGAAACAAACGCGGGGCGCTACGACACGCGTAAACAGTACAG GAAGTTGGCTAAGTCCACGTTGGTTCTGGTTCTGGTTTTTGGTGTCCACTACATCGTGTTTGTGGGAATGCCGCACACGTTCACAGGTGTCGGCTGGGAGCTACGCATGTACTGTGAACTCTTCTTCAACTCATTCCAG GGATTTTTTGTGTCCATTATCTACTGCTTCTGCAATGGAGAG GTCCAGACAGAAATCCGGAAGACCTGGCTCCGCTGGACACTTGCATTTGACTGGAAAGGTCCCGTCGTTTTGGCCAACTACCGCTATGGGACGGTCCTGAACAGCAGCGGCACCAACGTCCAGTCCCAGCTGACCTCGGTGACCCGCAGTTCCACCCTCCTCACCAGCAGGGTGTACCGCTGCGCCGCTCGGCCCAGCATCGGCTCGCTCGCTCACAGCTCGCAAATACACACCGCCCTGCCTGGTTAA